GTAAAAAGAGGATACTCAAATTCGAGAGTATTGACATGGAAGTTAATCAAAATAAATTGTTCCCATGGGCTAATGTAGATGGGTTATTCTATAATACTATAGTTGGAGGCATTACGGGAATTGGGATTTATAAAATAGACGAATATTATTTAAAAAACATGAATTCTATACCTTTTTTTAAAGATTGTGAACCACAGAAAACATACCAAAATATCTTAGAATCAAAAAAAAATTCATCGATGCTAAAGTTTAAAGTGGTATGTTTCCACCCTATTTTAGAAGAAGCCGTTTTTAGGGGGCTTTTTCGCCAAAAACAAATTGAGTCAAATGAAAAAGTAGAAAATATTTTATCTAAAATAAATAGATATGTTTTAAATTCTGCAGTCTTTGGAATTAGTCACTATGATTTTCATCGTTCTTTTAGATCAAATATAAAAATTTCCCCCCCTATTTTTCTTTCAGGAATGGTCTTTAATGCCCTTATGGATACAACAGAATGCATTGCAGCTCCTACTGCAGCACATTCTGTCGCTAATCTTCTAAGTTATAAGAGAACAATAGCTTAACTTTGGAGTGTAATCTAAACTGTGTAAACGGTCATTAGGCCTCAACTCCTTTTGAGATCCTATCTTCGTAAGCTATCCCAAAATATGAGATGGCTTCTTTCCAGCCCCTTATAGCTAAAATATTTCGTTTTAGTTATAATTTTTTTGAATGACATATTCGCTAGATTTTAGAAAAAAAGTTCTATCGATCCGGAGCAAAGAAAAATTAAGCTTTGCCCAAGTAGCAAGACGCTTTGGAGTAAGTGTAAATAGTGTGTTTCTCTGGTCTAAGAGGTTAGAGCCGAGGCGCACTAAAATCAGACCTGCAATAAAGATTGATAGAGAGATCTTGATGGAGGATATCAAGAAATACCCTGATGCCTTCAACTATGAACGAGCACGTCGTCTCAAAGTAAGCACTTCAGGCATTCGGTGTGCCATGAAGAGGTTAAGAATTAGCTATAAAAAAAACGCTCAACCATCCCAAGGCCTGCGAAACAAAAAGACAAATCTTTCAAGGAAAAATCGCAGAATATAAACGTTTGGGAAAGCCAATTGTATATATTGATGAAAGCGGGTTTGCCCATGATATGCCCCGCACCCACGGTTACTCCAAAATAGGACAGCGATGTTTTGGCACTCATGATTGGGGAGCAAAAGGAAGAACAAATGCAATAGGGGCATTACTTGGAACAAGCCTCCTTACACTTGCGTTATTCGAGTGCAATATTAGATAGTGTCGTCAAGAAATTTTGAATTTGATATACTTTGCTGTCTTATACCAATGCAACAAAGGAATTTTCTATGGGAAAAGCATCGCATCGTCGCCACGATATTTCAGATAAAGTCTGGGAATTGTTAGCTCCTTACCTGCCAGGTCGAAAAGGGGGTTGGGGCGCCGTAGCAAAAGATAACCGTCTGTTCATTAACGCTGTTTTCTGGATTCTTCGAACAGGCTCTCCTTGGAGAGACTTACCACCTGATTATGGAGATTGGAAAAACACTCACCGTCGCTTTTGTCGTTGGCGGGATGCTAGAATTTGGGAAGCGTTCCTTGAATGTTTAGTGGAAGATCCTGACTATGAATGTCTCATGATAGATGCGAGCCATATTAAGGTGCACCCTCATGCATCGGGAGCTAAAGGCGGTAATCAAGACATGAGTCGGACAAAAGGGGGCTTAACACAAAAATACATTTGGCCGTGGATACGCATGGTATGCCAGTCCGAATTGTTGTTATGCAAGGTACCACTCATGACAGCACTCAAGCAAGTTTCTTGATCCAAGGTATTTCAGCAGAGCATTTGCTCGCCGATAAAGCTTATGATAGTGACGCAATTATATTGCAAGCCGAGAGTCAGGGCATAAATCCAGTCATTCCTCTGAGGTCAAATCGCAAAAAATGGAGAGAATTTGATAAAGAACTATATAAGCTTCGACACCTTGTAGAAAATGCTTTTCTCCACCTAAAATGATGGCGTGGAATAGCCACTCGATATGCCAAAAACACAGCTTCATTCATAGCTGCAGTGCAAATTCGTTGTATCG
The window above is part of the Candidatus Neptunochlamydia sp. REUL1 genome. Proteins encoded here:
- a CDS encoding CPBP family intramembrane glutamic endopeptidase encodes the protein MEVNQNKLFPWANVDGLFYNTIVGGITGIGIYKIDEYYLKNMNSIPFFKDCEPQKTYQNILESKKNSSMLKFKVVCFHPILEEAVFRGLFRQKQIESNEKVENILSKINRYVLNSAVFGISHYDFHRSFRSNIKISPPIFLSGMVFNALMDTTECIAAPTAAHSVANLLSYKRTIA
- a CDS encoding IS630 transposase-related protein, which gives rise to MTYSLDFRKKVLSIRSKEKLSFAQVARRFGVSVNSVFLWSKRLEPRRTKIRPAIKIDREILMEDIKKYPDAFNYERARRLKVSTSGIRCAMKRLRISYKKNAQPSQGLRNKKTNLSRKNRRI
- a CDS encoding transposase, with amino-acid sequence MGKPIVYIDESGFAHDMPRTHGYSKIGQRCFGTHDWGAKGRTNAIGALLGTSLLTLALFECNIR